The Mauremys mutica isolate MM-2020 ecotype Southern chromosome 1, ASM2049712v1, whole genome shotgun sequence genome has a segment encoding these proteins:
- the LOC123377023 gene encoding olfactory receptor 52M1-like → MSDSNTTDFTNPSTFILLGIPGLEAAHVWISIPFCTMYIIAVLGNFTILFVVKREPSLHKPMYYFLCMLAVTDLVVYTSTVPKILAIFCFNSREINFSACLTQMYFIHCFSVMESGILVAMALDRYVAICHPLRHSTILTNHLVAKIGLAVVLRGCIVVFPYPLLARQWPYCRTIVIPQPYCAHIAVVNLACADTRVSNYYGLFVQFCVIGVDGIFIAVSYIQILRAIFSLPTKDARLKIFETCGSHLFVLLAFYIPGLIISLMNRFAQNVPLHFHVLIANVYLLLPAVLNPIIYGVRTKQIRGRLLWLFTHKGA, encoded by the coding sequence atgtcagattccaacacaactgacttcaccaacccctccaccttcatcctgctgggcattcctggcctggaggcagcccatgtctggatctccatccccttctgcaccatgtacatcATAGccgtcttggggaacttcaccatcctgttcgtcgtgaagagggagccgagcctccataagcccatgtactatttcctctgcatgctggctgtcaccgaCCTGGTTGTTTATACATCCACCGTGCCCAAAATACTGGCAATCTTCTgtttcaattccagggagatcaatttcagtgcatgcctcacccagatgtacttcattcactgcttctctgtgatggagtctgggatcctcgtggccatggctttggatcgctacgtggccatctgccacccactgagacattccaccatcctgacaaaccaCCTGGTGGCCAAGATTGGCCTGGCCGTCGTGCTGCGTGGTTGCATAGTTGTATTTCCCTATCCCTTACTGGCAAGACAATGGCCTTATTGCAGAACCATCGTCATCCCCCAGCCATACTGCGCACACATAGCTGTGGTGAACCTGGCCTGCGCCGACACCCGTGTTAGTAATTACTACGGCCTCTTTGTGCAattctgtgtgattggtgtggaTGGGATTTTTATCGCTGtgtcctatatccagatcctcagggccatcttcagcctccccacaaaggacgcccggctcaagattTTTGAAACCTGCGGCTCCCACCTTTTTGTCCTtttagccttttacatcccaggTCTCATCATCTCCCTCATGAACAGATTTGCCCAAaatgtgcccctgcatttccatGTTCTCATTGCCAACGTGTACCTCCTGCTGCCCGCCgtgctaaaccccatcatctacggggtgaggaccaaacagatccggggcaggctgctctggctctttactcataaagggGCCTAA